From Pan troglodytes isolate AG18354 chromosome 1, NHGRI_mPanTro3-v2.0_pri, whole genome shotgun sequence:
CATGTAAATGAATTTGGTTTTAGAAACTCGCTGGTGGTGGCAGAGCCTGTGTAGCAGGTGCTGTGACAGCGTCCCCAGCCAGGGGGCAGCCTTCGAGGTGGGAGGGAGAGGTCAAGGGCCGTGAGGCCTAGTGAGGTGGGGAGTGAGATCCACGCCTGCCATGAGCTCCACCCCTGCCTTGCGGAGCCCTGTCCCGAGTGCTCTGTCCTTTTGCTCTGCCGCACCCTTTGTTGTTGGATTTTCACCTCAGGAAAGCCAGGTAGCTGCTCCACCCCCAGCCAGGGCCCATCAGTCCGGGAAACTGGCACAAAGTCTCCTAGCTCCCTGGCTCAGGGCCCAGCCAGTCCTAGCTCCAGGGAGGCTGCAGCCCATGGAGGTTTAGCTCCCAGCTTGTTGTCACCCCAGGCTAAGCAGTGGGACTGTGCTGCTGAACAGGAAGAAGGGAATGGTGTCTTTGTGGAGATCTGGCACTGTCAGTGGCCCGAGGAGTGGATGAGTCCTTTGTTATTCCGAGGTTGTGGGAACTGGTGGAGGGGTCGGCCTTCTCCTCACTGAGGCCTGGGGTGCCCTTGGAGGCAGTTGTCCTGGTGCACCGAGGGGTCAGGGCACACATGGGTGGCCTGGGAGCGTCTGGGTGGCACTGAGCTGGCGGTGTGATGGGCAGACGGGGAGACCTgggtgcacagacacacacagcagggggaggggaggagagagaggaaggctgCAGAGGCCCTGGCATTGCCACCACTGGGGAGAGGGCAGAAGCGCCTGTTCCCGGGTATGGGGAGGCCAAGTTTCAGGCACCTCTGAGCACTGCTGGGCAGGTGAGCTGGGGGAGAGGCTGGCCTGAGCACCCAGGCGAGGTCTTCATGGGGGAGGGGATGGCGTGCGTCCCTCAGTGTGAACACagaatatttatgtatacatatggcaCGCACGCAAGTGCATGAACATAAACACAGAAGGAGGTCATGAATGAGGTGGGAACCCCAGTTTCCCGGGGGAGAAGCGAGACGAGGAGGGGTACTGGGTCGGACAGCACGGCCGGCACCACACGCTCCCAGAGCGCGTTGGTGAGACAGGATGGGCGCCCCTTCAGATGCACAGCCGCCCCCGAAGCAGGAAGAGAAACCCAGGTGTGAGAAACAGGAAATCGGGCTGCCTGAGCGCTGGGATTGAGACCTGGGGGCGGTGGGGTCTCGGTGCTGCGGAGTCACAGTGGCGTCTGTGCAAAGCCCCAGCTGGGGGGATGATTCCCACTGGACCTCAGGAGGAAACGGCTGTTCTGACCTTCCTGGAGCTCGTGGGAAGGGAGGGGGTGTCTCGCCCCGAAGCCACAGTCGCCTGAGCGTGAAGCGGGTGTAAGTGTGGTTTTATACCACGGAGTCTGTCTAGAAAGTAGCatggaactttgggaggccgaggtgggcggttcacgaggtcaggagatcgagaccatcctggctaacacggtgaaaacccgtctctactaaaaaaaaaaaaatacaaaaaattagccggacgtggtggcggatgcctgtcgtcccagctactcgggagcctgaggcaggagaatggcgtgaacccgggaggcggagcttgcagtgagctgagatcacgcctctgcacttcagcctgggcgacagagcaatactccgtctcaaaaaaaaaaaaaaaaaaggaaaaagaaagtagcATGGAATTAGTCCTGGGCACCCGGCAGCGGCAGCCACAAAGCCCATCGAGAAGGTGTAGCTGCCAGGCAGGGCGTGAAGGACCCACAGCCCCAGGTCTGCCAGGACGACAGTCAAGTGTGCCAGGAGACCGTCTCTCAAGAGCAAGGATCCGCCAACACGCGCAGAGAAAAACGGGATTCAATTGCTAAAAATCTTTGGACAGTGAAcgattgcattttctttttttcttttcttgagacagagtctcactctgtcgctgaggcaggagtgcagtggtatcatgttggctcactgcaacctccgtctcctgggttcaagcaattcttctgcctcagcctcccgagtagctgggattacaggcgccggccaccatgccctgctagtttttatatttttagtagagacggggtttcatcatgttggccagggtggtctcgaactcctgacctaaggtgatccacctgcctcggcctcccaaagtgctgggattacaggtgtgagccaccgtgcccggcccaattgcattttcaaagtgattttaaaTTGGTGGTTGAAACCTTTGAGGACATTAAATGTTCAAAACGGGTGAtgtgtttccttttcttaatattttagcGTCTGTTTCTACGCTTTGCCTGGGAGAGGCCCTGGTGGCCTCGTTCCTGGCGCCCGGAGTCCCTGCTGCGGCCCCACCCCCGGGCGGTCACGGTGACCCatgctgcccagcctggaggTAAAATCGTTCGTGGCTGTGGCTTCAGCATGTCGTCCTCGGTGAAAACCCCGGCACTGGAAGAGCTCGTTCCTGGCTCCGAAGAGAAGCCGAAAGGCAGGTCGCCTCTCAGCTGGGGCTCTCTGTTTGGTCACCGAAGTGAGAAGATTGTTTTTGCCAAGAGCGACGGCGGCGCAGATGAGAACGTACTCACCGTCACCATCACGGAGACCACGGTCATCGAGTCAGACTTGGGTGTGTGGAGCTCGCGGGCGCTGCTCTACCTCACGCTGTGGTTCTTCTTCAGCTTCTGCACGCTCTTCCTCAACAAGTACATCCTGTCCCTGCTGGGAGGCGAGCCCAGCATGCTAGGTAGGCGGCGGCTCGGGCAGGGTGGAAGCCGGCCACCTGCCACCCCACAGGGAGCAGCCAGCAACCACCCGGGAGGGCCGGGGGAGCCCAGGTCAGGATGGGAGGCCGGGGGTGGAGCCCGCTGCAGGCACGGGAGGGGTGATTCTCCCTCTTGTCTTCGGCCCCCTCCCTCCCGCAGGTGCGGTGCAGATGCTGTCCACCACCGTTATCGGGTGTGTGAAAACCCTCGTTCCTTGCTGTTTATATCAGCACAAGGCCCGGCTTTCCTACCCACCCAACTTCCTTATGACGATGCTGTTTGTGGGTCTGATGAGGTAAGGAATCTCCTGGTTTTGGTTGAGtgtctctttttcttcaaatgtaAAGTCCCTCTCGTTACTAGAGCGGGGACGCTGCTGGCTGGTGAGTTTTCAGTGCAGACTTTATAAAAGCACCAGGGCCGTCCAGATTTCAGGACACCAAATGAATGTGGCTTCGTGGCTCTCACTGCCACGTGTGTTCAGTCAGCTTCTTTCCGGGCTGGTGGTCTCAGGACAGGGTGCCTCCTTGTCTCTGGGACGTTTTCAAGGGGTGGCAGAAGTCACTTCCCATTGGACGCAGTGCCATTTCCTGGGGGCTCGACCTAAAGCGTCACAGAAGCGGGTCCAGGCACCATGTTGGTGATGAGGAGGTGGGCGGAGAGGGGCCGACGTGCCAGCCGACCGAGCGAGCCCCTTGGAGAGCCTGCCCGGTGGGTGCAGGCAGACAGACTCGTTCTAAGGTGATGGTGCTTTTGGCTCATTTTCAGGTTTGCAACTGTGGTTTTGGGTTTGGTCAGCCTGAAAAATGTGGCGGTTTCGTTTGCTGAGACGGTGAAGAGCTCCGCCCCCATCTTCACGGTGATCATGTCTCGGATGATTCTGGGGGAGTACACAGGTGAGGCCCCCGGGCCCCGCCCATCCGCCTGCGCCCCACCATCCCAGGCCTCCATCCGTGGTGCCCGTCTCTGCTGCCTGCCATGGGGCTCTGCCACGAGGACCACTCAGAGTGGTGCCCACACTGGCAGTGCCTTCACTTCTCTCCTGAAACGTTTTCCCCACGGTCACGTGTGCGGGGGTGTCTTGGAGCCTGGTGTCTGCCAGGTGTTCTCACACTGGCATGCGGAGGTCCGGGCAGGGTTGTGTCTCGTGACCCTAACTGGGTGGGGAGACAGGTGGGGGCTGGGCAGATTCCTGGCAAGCAAGATTACTGCAGGTGCCAATCACTGATCCGAAGAGGACAGGCGGGGGCCGCCTTCGGCCAGCACCACACAGGCGGCTGTGGCTCCTGGTCCGTGGGCCCTCTATGCCAGCAccccacagcctccccagcacccgccaccacaggCCTGTCCTGGGCCCCAGCCCCTGACCTCAGCTGCAACCCAGGCTCCTGCCTCTCCCACCTCTTAATGACTCACAGGTGATTTCCAGCGACATGTCAGCCCCATGTCGCATACCCAGCGTGGCTGCATGAAAACCAGCGAAGAGCAGAGGCGCCCACAGAGCGCGGCATCTTGAACGGAGTGGGGGGGTGCACACGTGTTCGCTTATTTAAGAAACGACAAGATCTTAAGGCCGAGGGAAGTGTCTGTCTGCCTTTGGGGACGGGAGGAGGCCGAGGGTCCAGGGTGGGGTTGGGCTTGCCCCACATGCACTTGAGACCCGCACACACGTTTAGGTGATTATAACAAAATCAAAGCCTAAAAGTCAACtccgttttttttgtttgtttgtttgtttgttttatgtttttgagacagggtcttgctctgtcgcccaagctgcagtgcagtggcgaggTCACGACTcactgccacctcggcctcccaggcttaggcaatcctcccacctcagcctgttgggtagctgggacctcaggcatgtgccaccatgcccagctaatttttgtattttgtgtgtctttttgttttttcactgtgAGTATACGTTAGTCATTTTTCTTAACAATTGAAACTTGGAACTCTGGGGATTCAGAATTAACAGCCTTGGCTGTGAGCTTCTTATTGATACCAGAAAAAGTTTGGACCTTGCGTTCCACGTTGTTCTGCTGGGCTTTGTCCGAATGAACCCTTGTGAGCTGCTGTGTCCATTTCACGCGGATTCTCCTGCCCACAATTTCACCTGGGAAGACCGAGTCCTCGAGGATTCCGACGTGCGCAGCTGTCGGAGCGTGGATCCTGGGacgcttttgcttattttttgtacaCCTTTTTTGAGTTGGTTTAGGCAGAATTTTCCTCTAAGCAATAGACAACATACTTACCAGTGAACTTTTTCTCTAATTCACGTACTAGCCAGACTTGGATGTTCTGGAATAATTTCAGTGGCAGAACAGGAACAAAGATTATGAtaacttcctcttttttttcttttttttttttttcttttttgagacggagtcttgctctctcgcccaggctggagtgcggtggcacgatctcggctcactgcaagctccatctcccgggttctcgccattctcctgcttcagccttctgagtagctgggactacaggcgcccaccactacgtccggctaattttttgtatttttagtagagactgggtttcaccgtgttagccaggatggtctcgatctcctgacctcgttgatccgcacgcctcagcctcccaaagtgctgggattacaggtgttagccaccacagccggccctcttttttttgagatggagtctcgctttgttgcccaggctggagtgcagtggcgcaatcttggctcactgcagcctctgcctcccgggttcaagcgattctcctgcttcggcctcctctgagtagctgggattacaggcatgtggcatcacacccagctaatttttgtatttttagtagagatggggtttcaccatgttggccacgctggtcttgagctcctgacctcgtgatctgcccgcctcagcctcccacagtgctgggattccaggcgtgagctgctgcacctgccCATGATAACTTTCTCACCACCACCAACTTCAGTTTCCCTCACTGCTGTAATAATCAGCTCCCTGAGCTGGGCCTTGAGGTCCGAGTTCATCTCCAGCTCCAGAAGAATCTAAGAAGGCAAGAACAGCAGGGTCAACCCTCAGTGCATGTATGAGCACCCCCGgcctcatttttgtgttttctataaagatggggtctcgctgtgttgcccatgctggtcctgaactccttacctcaagtgatcctcctgcctcggcctcctaaagtgctgggattacagccatcagCCGCCGTGTCCGGCTttaaaaagcaatcctaaaaatCGTAAACAAAATGACATAGAGGAACCTTATTGCGCATCGAGCCATGCAAGAAAGGAGCCGTTTATTTCCAGCAAGTTTAAAACATCAATTTGATCTCCAGCCATGGTCGATGAGATGTTAGAAAACCAACTCTCTTGCTGACAACAACGAGAAAATCTTGATACCATTTAGCAAAAAGAAGTCTGTGGGGGAGGCGTTGGAGAGTGATGGAGCTGCCAGGGCCTGAGGCACCCAGCTTCCGGAGCCTCTGGCAGCCCGGAGAAGTGACTCTGTCTTAAGAGGCACCACCCTCCCCGGTGCATTTGCTGATGGTTTCTGAGCAGAGCAGTCTCCTGGGGCTGGAGGGGCACAAGCTGGAATGGGCGCCCCACCATGGGGACCCCCAGACGCCAGACCTTCAACTGAGATAGGAATCTGGTGCTGGATATAGGCGTCTATGGCACCCCAGCTGCATGTCAACAGCAGCAGCAAGCCCTCCTTGAAGGGTGAAACGGCATTCACAGTCTCCAGTTTTCTCTACAATTTTCATAAATGTTGTCCGTGATTCAACCAGACTTTCCAGCAGAGGCCGAGACCAGGTGACGGCAGACGAGAGGACGCCCCTCTGGCTGGAGCCTCCCCGCACAGACTCAGGTCCCTCTGCTACGCCAGGGTCTCGACTGGGCCGTATCTGTGGGTTTCCCACGTTAACTTGTCTcaggtttctctttcttcttttgagacaaggtctcactctattgtccaggctggagcgcagtggcatggtcacagctcactgcagcctcagcctccccagtagccgggacacacacccagctaatttttgtattgtttgtagaggtggggtctcaccatTGCTCAGCCCtgttcttgaacccctgggctcaagtgatcgtcctgcctcagcctcccaaagtgctgggattacaggtgtgagcggtgttccatagatttttttaaaatccttcacGTAAAGTTTTTTGTTACATttcagaaggaaacagaaaagcatAAACTCAATGTGGGCATCCCCCTCCCGGCCCACAGGGCCTCTTTCTCCGCAGTTCCCTGGGAACCATCTCCTTCACACTCACCGTTTCACAGGAGCGTTCACAGAATCAGGAAGGTTTCTGTGGCTCACCTGCCCATGGCTGGGGCTCAGTCTCTGGGGGACGCATCTCATGTAGAGTGAAAGGCGGCACCTTTGCCATGGGGACGGGACTTATTCGCAGACATGGACTTTGATTTGCTTTATCTcacaatgtgaagaaactgaCAAGTATTGTTTTTGAATTGAAGGAAGCATCCGTTCCTTTCATAAGAGGGGATGGAAACAGCCTGGCCCTCGGGAGGGAGCGTCCGCCCGGCGGGTCAGCCACTCACAGGGGCTGTCCTCTCGCCAGGGCTGCTGGTCAACCTCTCCCTCATCCCAGTCATGGGCGGGCTGGCGCTGTGCACGGCCACTGAGATCAGCTTCAACGTCCTGGGGTTCTCGGCCGCACTGTCCACCAACATCATGGACTGGTGAGTCACAGAGAAGGTGGGCGTGAGGGGGACGAGACCCGGTGCTCACCTGCGTCTGGGTGTGCGGATTCTCAGGTGAGCTGAGAATTCCTCCCGTGAGCCAAAGCAGGTGCGTCCAATGCTGCCCTTTCCTAAAGAGCAAAACAACAGGTATCCCCGGAAGGTAAGTTTCTAAAAAATAAGCCGAAATTTCAGGATGGACGGTCTTGGTACTTAAAATGCTAACCATGGAGACACGGTTAGCTGATAAATGCTGAAATGCGCAGATACGCTCAGCAGTGTGTCTCGCTCAGTGTGTCTTCATGCAGCTGCCAGAGCAGGGACAGTCCCCCAGCGGCAGGTTCTGCCTGTTTGGGAGCTGCACGGCCTCCAGGTCAGGCGGATCCTCTGCTTCCTTGGTGGCCATCTGTGTCCTGGTGTCACGATGGCAGGAAGGATGAGAGGCCGACTCCCACAGCGAGGACAGCGCATGGCAGGGTCCCAGAGGAGAGGGCCCTGTTATTTACGTCTTTGTCACTCGGTAGAGAAGAGCGGTGGACGCTGCACTTCGGGGGCCGTTCAGATTCACCCAGAATTGGGCGTCCACCTCCCTGCCGTGCTGTTAATGGCCACATTCCAGCCCTGGCAAAACCTGCCCTTTGAGAATGACCGGCTTCTAGGCTTTTTCTGCTtttgaggaaagaaaggaaaagacaccACCACTGGTGTCTGAGAGTTTATCATTATTACTGATAATCAAAACAGGTTTGTGGTGAGATTTTGAATaatatagaagtaaaaataaaaatatgttgggcacagtggctcacgcctgtaatcccagcactttgggaggccaaggcgggtggatcacgaggtcaggagatcgagaccatcctggctaacatggtgaaaccccatctctactaaaaatacaaaagattagtcgggcgtggtggcggacgcctgtagtcccagctacttgggaggccgaggagagtggcgtgaacctgggaggcggagcttgcagtgagccgagatcgcgccaccacactccagcctgggcgacagagccagactctgtctcaaaaaaaaaaaaaaaaaaatctgttgggcgtggtggctcacacttgtaatcccagcactttgggaggctgaggcgggtggatcacttgaggtcaggagttggagaccagcctggccaacacggtgaaaccccatctctactaaaaatacaaaaagtagccaggcgtggtggcgggcaccactGAGGTCTGGTCATTGTCGCCATCGCTCCGTGTGAGCGCAGACACCTTGTCCCCCTGATGTTCCGTGCCGAGGACTAGTATTGATGcataatctcttttctttattctagtttgcaaaatgttttttcaaaaaagctgCTCAGCGGGGACAAATACAGGTTCTCGTAAGTATTATTCGTCAGTGAAATCTCCAAGTCATAAGACGAAGAGGACTTCCTGCCCACTGTAAGAGTCAGAACACCCCACAGGCCTGACTCCCTTCCTGTCTGGCCTGGGTGGCCTTTACAAGTACCCTGTCTAAGCTCGGGAGAGACCCGCCTGTTTCTCAGCTACTCCCTTGAGCCCCTCAGCCAGCCTGGTGTGCGTTTGCGTTTTCATTTCTGGGAAGCTGCAGCGGCCCCAGTCCTGCCTAGAGAGAATGAACGTCTTCTGGGCTGGGGTGCCTGGGTGTTCTTGCTGTGAGGGAGCTGCGTGTGAACTCGGCCTGTCCCGACACGGGGGGCCCAGCGTGTTCTGTCACCCACAGGGCCCCGGAGCTGCAGTTCTATACCAGCGCCGCTGCGGTGGCCATGCTCGTCCCGGCCCGGGTC
This genomic window contains:
- the SLC35E2 gene encoding solute carrier family 35 member E2B, producing MSSSVKTPALEELVPGSEEKPKGRSPLSWGSLFGHRSEKIVFAKSDGGADENVLTVTITETTVIESDLGVWSSRALLYLTLWFFFSFCTLFLNKYILSLLGGEPSMLGAVQMLSTTVIGCVKTLVPCCLYQHKARLSYPPNFLMTMLFVGLMRFATVVLGLVSLKNVAVSFAETVKSSAPIFTVIMSRMILGEYTGLLVNLSLIPVMGGLALCTATEISFNVLGFSAALSTNIMDCLQNVFSKKLLSGDKYRFSAPELQFYTSAAAVAMLVPARVFFTDVPVIGRSGKSFSYNQDVVLLLLTDGVLFHLQSVTAYALMGKISPVTFSVASTVKHALSIWLSVIVFGNKITSLSAVGTALVTVGVLLYNKARQHQQEALQSLAAATGRAPDDTVEPLLPQDPRQHP